A window from Intestinimonas massiliensis (ex Afouda et al. 2020) encodes these proteins:
- a CDS encoding tape measure protein yields MPQDGINIYMSLIDKVSSPLGGIGKKTKAFSKELQELEQKTAAYSKTQDKLSKETTDYRKKLEQANLTVQTAKKELKQYKDEAHKGALDKAIEEQEEYKRKLRESEAAMKSNYKALGSLMDQQRKAGNQGGSETATLRKKLGDSGILKMLSGSAASAASIVLSSAIGEPEARLVASTIGGALEGAASGALMGSVLGVPGVAAGAAIGGISGLISGGTEIWGARDNAFKSYVQEAAESQLAQRDSDITSGSSIAARRETDLISFSTLFKDRSVAKGYLEELVTMANTTPFLYDDLTAMSKTLATYGYGAEGILPVLRTIGDTGAALSMSTSDMTMVAQALGRMKSSDKTTLEYLNILNDRGIGAVGMLAEAKGKSQGEIYDMISKGQIAGTEAVEIILQALTDSFAGSMSEQSRTFSGLSSTLEGMEQEMQNAYGEGYNEARNKGLQDQIDWLSGTSGDAQEEANRAIGAWQASLENAKEQYIRDAVDAAMASDDYQKAKAADDAAEMGRILMQAKVKGMNEYNASDGAQEALAAEKALVDGIRADTAMNEDYWDAGYERGQWFSKGVAAGIADGIELAKKATAIRDAWEAFGDGGNNSYFDTDPGSFAVGLNRVPYDNFPALLHEGERVLTASQARAEERGGPTVQVTVTGNSFYGSDAAMEDRVAQKVAREVARAVQLGG; encoded by the coding sequence ATGCCGCAAGACGGCATCAATATCTATATGTCCCTGATCGACAAGGTGTCGTCGCCCCTGGGCGGTATCGGGAAAAAGACGAAGGCGTTCAGTAAGGAGCTTCAGGAGCTGGAGCAGAAGACGGCTGCATATTCGAAGACACAGGATAAGCTGTCCAAGGAGACCACGGACTACCGGAAGAAGCTGGAACAGGCCAACCTGACGGTCCAAACGGCAAAAAAGGAGTTAAAACAATACAAAGACGAGGCCCACAAGGGTGCATTGGATAAGGCTATTGAGGAACAGGAGGAATACAAGCGAAAGCTCCGGGAGTCTGAGGCAGCTATGAAGAGTAACTACAAGGCGCTGGGCTCCCTGATGGACCAGCAGCGGAAGGCCGGTAATCAGGGAGGGAGCGAAACTGCCACACTCAGGAAGAAACTGGGAGACTCCGGGATTCTGAAAATGTTGAGCGGCTCAGCGGCCAGCGCGGCCAGCATAGTTTTGAGCAGCGCCATCGGAGAGCCAGAGGCCCGATTGGTAGCCAGCACCATTGGCGGAGCCCTGGAGGGGGCCGCCTCCGGCGCTCTCATGGGCTCGGTGCTTGGCGTGCCCGGTGTGGCTGCGGGAGCGGCTATTGGGGGAATATCCGGGCTCATCTCCGGAGGAACAGAGATATGGGGAGCCCGCGACAACGCCTTCAAGAGCTACGTGCAGGAGGCAGCAGAAAGCCAGCTCGCCCAGCGGGACAGCGACATCACCAGCGGTTCCTCCATCGCGGCCAGGCGGGAAACGGACCTGATCTCCTTCTCCACCCTGTTCAAGGACCGGAGCGTAGCGAAAGGCTACCTGGAAGAGCTGGTCACTATGGCGAACACCACGCCGTTCCTCTACGATGACCTGACGGCCATGAGCAAGACGCTGGCCACCTATGGCTACGGGGCGGAAGGCATCCTTCCCGTGCTGCGGACCATCGGGGACACCGGCGCAGCCCTCAGCATGTCCACCAGCGATATGACTATGGTAGCCCAGGCGCTGGGGCGCATGAAGTCCAGCGACAAGACGACCCTGGAATACCTCAACATCCTCAATGACCGTGGCATCGGCGCGGTAGGGATGCTGGCCGAGGCGAAGGGAAAGAGCCAGGGAGAGATCTACGATATGATCTCCAAAGGACAGATCGCCGGAACGGAGGCCGTGGAGATCATCCTGCAGGCCCTGACGGACAGCTTTGCGGGCTCCATGAGTGAGCAGAGCAGGACCTTCTCCGGCCTGAGCTCCACCCTGGAGGGCATGGAGCAGGAGATGCAGAACGCCTACGGTGAGGGCTACAACGAGGCCCGAAACAAGGGCTTGCAGGACCAGATCGACTGGCTGTCCGGGACCAGCGGGGACGCGCAGGAGGAAGCCAACCGGGCCATCGGGGCCTGGCAGGCCAGCCTGGAGAACGCCAAGGAGCAGTATATCCGGGACGCGGTGGACGCAGCCATGGCCAGCGACGACTACCAGAAGGCCAAGGCGGCGGACGACGCCGCCGAGATGGGACGCATCCTCATGCAGGCTAAAGTAAAGGGCATGAATGAGTATAACGCCAGCGACGGGGCCCAGGAGGCGCTGGCGGCGGAGAAGGCCCTGGTGGATGGAATCCGGGCCGACACCGCCATGAACGAGGACTACTGGGACGCCGGTTATGAGCGCGGACAGTGGTTCAGTAAGGGGGTTGCCGCAGGGATCGCGGACGGCATAGAGCTAGCCAAGAAGGCCACCGCGATCCGAGACGCCTGGGAGGCCTTTGGCGACGGAGGCAACAACAGCTACTTTGACACAGACCCGGGGAGCTTCGCCGTGGGCCTGAACCGGGTGCCCTACGACAACTTCCCGGCGCTGCTCCACGAGGGGGAGCGGGTGCTGACGGCGTCCCAGGCCCGGGCGGAAGAGCGGGGCGGTCCAACCGTGCAGGTAACGGTGACCGGCAACAGCTTCTATGGTTCGGACGCGGCTATGGAGGACCGGGTGGCGCAGAAGGTGGCCCGCGAGGTGGCCCGTGCGGTCCAACTGGGGGGATAA
- a CDS encoding baseplate J/gp47 family protein, protein MFESITPESIKAAILAEAGDSLETREGSFLDSMAGPAAVEIWKVYQAMNAVISIAFPDESAGGYLDLEGAKYGITRKPGTRARCTMTLTGTAGSTIPAGTVFLTLEGLEFALLEDVLLTGGSDTGTAEATEIGSAYNVEAGAITRMVTTMTALSAWTNASATGGTDQESDAALYERIRDFRSRQATSGNAYHYEQWAMEVAGVGGAKIFPLWNGAGTVKVVLVDADMEPASSEIVAAAAAHIEEERPIGATVTVAAAQSLPIHVAAKLTLDGSTTLPEVKAVFASELDAYLKTLAFRTSILRYNQVAYLLLSLPGVLDFTSLTLNGGTGNVSIGAEQVPALGEVTLT, encoded by the coding sequence TTGTTTGAGTCGATCACACCTGAGAGCATCAAGGCGGCCATCTTGGCCGAGGCGGGAGACAGCCTGGAGACCCGGGAGGGGAGCTTTCTGGACTCCATGGCGGGCCCGGCGGCGGTGGAGATCTGGAAGGTCTACCAGGCCATGAACGCGGTGATCTCCATCGCCTTCCCGGATGAAAGCGCCGGCGGGTATCTGGATCTGGAGGGGGCCAAATACGGCATCACGCGAAAGCCAGGCACCAGGGCCCGCTGCACCATGACCCTGACCGGCACGGCAGGGTCCACGATACCGGCGGGGACGGTTTTTCTCACCCTGGAGGGGCTGGAATTTGCCCTGCTGGAGGACGTCCTGCTCACCGGCGGGAGCGACACGGGCACGGCGGAGGCCACAGAGATCGGAAGCGCGTACAACGTGGAGGCCGGAGCCATCACCCGGATGGTGACGACTATGACGGCTCTGTCCGCCTGGACCAACGCTTCCGCCACCGGCGGCACGGACCAGGAGAGCGACGCGGCGCTGTACGAGCGCATCCGGGACTTCCGCAGCCGTCAGGCCACCTCCGGCAATGCCTATCACTATGAGCAGTGGGCCATGGAGGTGGCGGGCGTGGGCGGCGCGAAGATCTTCCCGCTCTGGAATGGGGCGGGCACGGTGAAGGTGGTGCTGGTGGACGCCGACATGGAGCCCGCCTCCTCGGAGATCGTAGCGGCTGCGGCGGCCCACATCGAAGAGGAACGGCCCATTGGGGCCACCGTCACGGTGGCCGCCGCCCAAAGCCTGCCCATCCACGTCGCCGCCAAGCTCACCCTGGACGGCAGTACGACCCTGCCAGAGGTAAAGGCGGTCTTTGCATCCGAGCTGGACGCCTATCTCAAGACGCTGGCCTTCCGGACCAGCATCCTGCGGTATAACCAGGTGGCTTACCTTCTCTTGAGCCTTCCCGGTGTGCTGGACTTTACCAGCCTGACCCTGAACGGCGGGACCGGGAACGTGAGCATCGGGGCCGAGCAGGTGCCGGCATTGGGGGAGGTGACCCTGACATGA
- a CDS encoding LysM peptidoglycan-binding domain-containing protein, protein MPRQFIFKDTETGRELVLPVTPKGYDIEHGRKANSISMQQVGDVNLPGLPVLLDTELECLLPAQAYPFLQPGAGTNPWVYLEQLEKWSDAGTVLRFVVSGTPVNAAVLLDPIRYREQDGTGDLYCTIPLRGYRALEADTVQSSQTGNANRSAEAEPERSDTYTVQAGDTLGAICRRFYGDFSLYGRLAAANGIANPDLIHPGQVLRLPAREELPAAAAPSRSRQAATATKTRYDDNDRRWRVQLSKEDAVQVANHSDFKKAFDSAKSHLNGGGILGGQ, encoded by the coding sequence ATGCCACGTCAATTCATTTTCAAGGACACGGAGACGGGCCGGGAGCTGGTGCTGCCGGTGACGCCAAAGGGCTATGACATCGAGCACGGCCGGAAGGCCAACAGCATCTCCATGCAACAGGTGGGGGACGTGAATCTGCCCGGCCTGCCGGTGCTGCTGGACACCGAGCTGGAGTGCCTGCTTCCGGCCCAGGCCTATCCCTTCCTCCAGCCGGGGGCGGGAACCAATCCATGGGTCTATCTGGAGCAGCTGGAGAAGTGGAGCGACGCGGGGACGGTGCTCCGCTTCGTGGTGTCCGGAACGCCGGTCAACGCGGCGGTGCTCCTGGACCCCATCCGCTACCGGGAGCAGGACGGCACGGGAGACCTGTACTGCACCATACCCCTGCGGGGCTATCGGGCGCTGGAGGCGGACACGGTGCAATCCAGCCAGACTGGGAACGCCAACCGGAGCGCCGAGGCGGAGCCGGAGCGGTCGGACACCTACACGGTACAGGCGGGGGACACCCTGGGCGCCATCTGCCGGCGGTTTTACGGGGACTTTTCCCTCTACGGCCGGCTGGCGGCGGCCAACGGCATCGCCAACCCGGACCTCATCCATCCGGGCCAGGTGCTGCGGCTGCCCGCCCGGGAGGAGCTGCCGGCGGCGGCCGCGCCGTCCCGGTCCCGGCAGGCAGCCACGGCGACCAAGACCCGCTACGACGATAACGACCGGCGGTGGAGGGTGCAGCTTTCCAAGGAGGACGCGGTGCAGGTCGCCAATCACTCGGACTTCAAGAAGGCGTTCGATTCCGCGAAGTCCCACCTGAACGGGGGAGGGATACTCGGTGGCCAGTGA
- a CDS encoding phage tail tube protein: MDSAKRVVSGTWGEVWLDGDKVSECYGLQAKASFNKEDIALCGQMASDKKVTSIDCTGSLRLHKVTSRMAQAIGENIRNGRDVRFTIVSKLKDPDAYGAERVVLRNVSFDDLTLADWEAKSVGKVECPFTFTDYEFLDVIEA; encoded by the coding sequence ATGGACAGCGCAAAACGAGTGGTATCCGGCACCTGGGGTGAGGTGTGGCTGGACGGCGATAAGGTGTCCGAGTGCTACGGGCTCCAGGCCAAGGCGAGTTTCAACAAGGAGGATATCGCCCTGTGCGGGCAGATGGCCTCGGACAAAAAGGTGACGAGCATCGACTGCACCGGCTCCCTCCGGCTGCACAAGGTCACCTCCCGCATGGCACAGGCCATCGGGGAGAACATCCGCAACGGACGGGACGTGCGCTTTACCATCGTGAGCAAGCTGAAGGACCCGGACGCTTACGGCGCGGAGCGGGTGGTGCTGCGCAACGTGAGCTTCGACGACCTGACCCTGGCGGACTGGGAGGCCAAGAGCGTGGGCAAGGTGGAGTGCCCCTTTACCTTCACCGACTACGAGTTCCTGGACGTCATCGAGGCATGA
- a CDS encoding XkdQ/YqbQ family protein — MASEDLRLLLTPPGGGTRGATALCQSFTWGGSYDQAARTLDFPLPCSSEDGRLPALDCPPGSRVQFYRGGEPLFDGFVFSRQRDTLSNTVEISCADRGLFLKRNQASYKFRNQTPEAITKRVAADFGIAVGRLAQTGQAISRNFPGVSLYQIIQTAYTLAAAATGGRYLVRFRGEALEAIEKKQGDETLVIRPGANLIRLTATDSIERLVNRVQILDKNGTARGGPIQDGASVTRYGVFQSTITESRGKDASAEARKLLEDNAPEQKITVQVRGNPALIAGSCVVLQEPVTGLYGLCWIDSDTHIWKGGTYTTKLVLNFRSLMDEREAGKLPDA, encoded by the coding sequence GTGGCCAGTGAGGACCTGAGACTGCTGCTGACGCCGCCGGGGGGCGGGACGCGGGGGGCTACGGCGCTGTGCCAGAGCTTCACCTGGGGCGGCAGCTATGACCAGGCGGCCCGGACGCTGGATTTTCCGCTGCCGTGCAGCAGCGAGGACGGGCGGCTGCCTGCCCTAGACTGCCCGCCGGGCAGCCGGGTCCAGTTTTATCGGGGCGGTGAGCCGCTCTTTGACGGCTTTGTCTTCTCCCGGCAGCGGGACACCCTGTCCAACACCGTGGAGATCTCCTGCGCGGACCGGGGGCTGTTCCTCAAGCGGAATCAGGCGTCTTACAAATTCCGCAACCAGACCCCGGAGGCCATTACAAAGCGGGTCGCGGCCGACTTCGGGATCGCGGTAGGCCGCCTGGCCCAGACGGGGCAGGCAATCAGCCGGAACTTCCCCGGCGTGAGCCTCTACCAGATCATCCAGACGGCCTACACCCTGGCCGCCGCCGCCACCGGGGGCCGGTATCTGGTACGGTTCCGGGGCGAGGCCCTGGAGGCCATTGAGAAAAAGCAGGGGGATGAGACCCTGGTGATCCGGCCCGGAGCCAACCTCATCCGCCTGACCGCCACGGACAGCATCGAACGCCTGGTCAACCGGGTGCAGATCCTGGACAAGAACGGCACGGCCAGGGGAGGCCCGATCCAGGACGGGGCCTCGGTCACCCGGTACGGGGTGTTTCAGAGCACCATCACGGAGAGCCGCGGAAAGGACGCCAGTGCCGAGGCGAGGAAGCTGCTGGAGGACAACGCCCCGGAGCAGAAGATCACGGTGCAGGTGCGGGGCAATCCGGCCCTGATCGCCGGGAGCTGCGTGGTGCTTCAGGAGCCGGTGACAGGGCTGTACGGCCTGTGCTGGATCGACAGCGACACCCACATCTGGAAGGGTGGGACGTACACCACAAAATTAGTGCTTAATTTCCGCAGCCTCATGGACGAGCGGGAGGCAGGGAAACTGCCGGATGCTTAG
- a CDS encoding phage tail terminator family protein, with amino-acid sequence MLNINDVVEALAGMIGEYFPDETVYQNRIPTDFVRPSFLVEAGAVQMSDASSECVDINAQFVVTTFVETDEYYNSHIPELRRRMMAVQELLAVGYLKVGGRYLHISGNMGEPFFDYAEIKLTLSYQDDRPGGEDWPLMGEVNVNMKGES; translated from the coding sequence ATGCTCAACATAAATGATGTTGTAGAGGCGCTGGCTGGGATGATCGGGGAATATTTCCCGGACGAAACCGTCTACCAGAACAGAATCCCGACCGATTTTGTCCGTCCGTCTTTTCTGGTAGAGGCTGGCGCTGTTCAGATGTCTGACGCAAGTTCTGAGTGCGTGGATATTAATGCTCAATTTGTAGTGACAACGTTCGTGGAGACCGACGAATACTACAACAGCCACATCCCTGAGCTAAGGCGGCGCATGATGGCCGTGCAGGAGCTGCTTGCAGTCGGATACCTTAAGGTTGGGGGCCGGTATCTGCATATTTCAGGGAACATGGGGGAGCCGTTCTTTGACTATGCGGAGATCAAGCTGACCCTAAGCTATCAGGACGACCGGCCCGGCGGGGAGGACTGGCCCCTGATGGGCGAAGTAAATGTCAATATGAAGGGAGAATCATGA
- a CDS encoding DUF2634 domain-containing protein, with amino-acid sequence MSRELFPVVQPEAAPVETELPLCREVQWDYERNLPVFRQGEPVTVEGAKAVAVWAWLALHTPRFRHEIYSWAFGTELENLIGQPYTEALKQAEAQRYVREALEINPYISGVDAVTVDFADGALSIACTVRTVYGTREVSAVV; translated from the coding sequence ATGAGCCGGGAGCTTTTTCCGGTGGTGCAGCCGGAGGCGGCCCCGGTGGAGACGGAGCTGCCGCTGTGCCGGGAGGTCCAATGGGACTATGAGCGAAACCTACCGGTATTCCGGCAGGGGGAGCCGGTGACGGTAGAGGGGGCCAAGGCGGTGGCGGTGTGGGCCTGGCTGGCCCTGCACACCCCGCGGTTCCGGCATGAGATCTACTCCTGGGCCTTTGGAACGGAGCTGGAGAACCTGATCGGCCAGCCCTACACCGAGGCTCTGAAGCAGGCGGAGGCCCAGCGCTATGTGCGGGAGGCGCTGGAGATCAATCCATACATCAGCGGCGTGGATGCGGTCACGGTGGATTTTGCCGACGGCGCACTGTCCATCGCCTGCACGGTCCGCACGGTATACGGCACGAGAGAGGTGAGCGCAGTTGTTTGA
- a CDS encoding phage tail assembly chaperone, which produces MSEHTTMIPAEGAGEKPSILELLLKPEIPNVQKQLPTRSYKVKRLSELCGQEVVFTLRALPYGKVSELKESRSDDGDVHILLAGVVEPNLKDPALQAKFGGATPAETVKAMLLPGEIEDLSLAVEKLCGYRAITIEEIKNA; this is translated from the coding sequence ATGAGCGAGCATACAACCATGATCCCCGCGGAAGGCGCTGGGGAGAAGCCGAGTATCCTGGAGCTGCTGCTGAAGCCGGAGATCCCCAATGTGCAGAAGCAGCTCCCAACCAGGTCTTACAAGGTCAAGCGGCTGAGCGAGCTGTGCGGGCAGGAAGTGGTATTCACGCTGCGGGCCCTGCCCTATGGGAAGGTGTCTGAACTGAAGGAGAGCCGGTCGGACGACGGGGACGTCCACATCCTGCTGGCGGGGGTGGTGGAGCCAAACCTGAAGGACCCGGCGCTGCAGGCCAAGTTCGGCGGAGCGACGCCGGCGGAGACGGTCAAGGCCATGCTTTTGCCCGGCGAGATCGAGGACCTCAGCCTAGCGGTGGAGAAGCTGTGCGGCTACCGGGCCATCACCATTGAAGAGATAAAAAACGCCTAG
- a CDS encoding phage tail sheath subtilisin-like domain-containing protein yields MGLPNINIAFQSTAASAVQRSEKGVVALILKDAKENGGHAYTNVTQVPSTLGAANQAYVQQAFLGYVNPPRKVLVYVLPAEAEALTDALSWLATQVFDYLAGPPNCSEPEATAISTWIASRRTNDAAICKAVLPNQAADSEAIVNFTTDDILVGSSKYTTAQYCARIAGLIAGTPMTISCTYAPLAEVSDIGRLTRAEMDAAINAGKFILFHDGEKVKVGRGVNSLQTTTQDKGDAWKKIKLVEVMDMIQTDIRTTAQDSYIGKYANSYDNKCLLISAIKGYLTSLEQAGILRAGSSSVGIDTAAQEAYLQSTGVDTSKLSEQEIKEANTGDKVFLQASIQILDAIEDINLNITI; encoded by the coding sequence ATGGGACTGCCCAATATCAACATTGCATTCCAATCCACGGCGGCCAGCGCCGTGCAGCGCTCGGAAAAGGGCGTGGTGGCCCTGATCCTGAAGGACGCCAAAGAAAACGGCGGACACGCCTACACCAACGTCACACAGGTCCCGAGCACGCTGGGCGCTGCCAATCAGGCGTATGTTCAGCAGGCTTTTCTGGGTTACGTGAATCCGCCCCGGAAGGTGCTGGTCTATGTGCTGCCGGCGGAAGCGGAGGCGCTGACCGACGCCCTGAGCTGGCTGGCCACCCAGGTATTCGATTATCTGGCCGGTCCCCCGAATTGCAGCGAGCCGGAGGCAACGGCCATTTCGACCTGGATTGCCAGCCGGAGGACCAACGACGCGGCCATCTGCAAGGCGGTGCTGCCCAATCAGGCGGCGGACAGCGAGGCCATCGTCAACTTTACCACGGACGACATCCTGGTGGGGAGCAGCAAGTATACCACGGCGCAGTATTGCGCCCGGATCGCGGGACTGATCGCCGGGACGCCCATGACCATCTCCTGCACCTACGCGCCGCTGGCGGAGGTGTCGGACATCGGGCGCCTGACCAGGGCGGAGATGGATGCGGCCATCAACGCGGGCAAGTTCATCCTCTTCCACGACGGGGAGAAGGTCAAGGTGGGCCGGGGCGTCAACTCCCTGCAGACCACCACGCAGGACAAGGGTGACGCCTGGAAGAAAATCAAGCTGGTGGAAGTCATGGACATGATCCAGACGGACATCCGCACCACGGCCCAGGACTCCTACATCGGCAAGTACGCCAACAGCTATGACAACAAGTGCCTGCTGATCTCCGCCATCAAGGGTTACCTGACATCGCTGGAGCAGGCCGGCATCCTGCGGGCGGGCAGCTCCAGCGTCGGCATCGACACGGCGGCCCAGGAGGCGTACCTCCAGAGCACCGGCGTGGACACCTCCAAGCTGAGCGAGCAGGAGATCAAGGAGGCCAACACCGGGGACAAGGTGTTCCTGCAGGCATCCATCCAGATCCTGGACGCCATCGAGGACATCAACCTGAATATCACGATCTGA
- a CDS encoding putative phage tail protein: MSRELIAYLPDFYAGSPQVSALQGALDRQTQALWTAEGGLIDQLDVSKATWGLAYWEKSLGLETDLERPDEYRRTRILSKLRGQGTTTVAMIQNVAESFSNGAVDVLEYPAEYRFEIKFTGTLGIPPNLDDLTAAIEEIKPAHLAYDYVIIYRTWGDVKGYTWSRLKSRTWADVRGGTIS, translated from the coding sequence ATGAGCCGGGAGCTGATCGCCTATCTGCCGGACTTTTACGCCGGGAGCCCCCAGGTGTCGGCCCTTCAGGGTGCGCTGGACCGGCAGACGCAGGCGCTGTGGACGGCGGAGGGCGGGCTGATCGACCAGCTTGACGTCTCCAAGGCAACCTGGGGCCTGGCCTATTGGGAGAAATCCCTGGGGCTGGAGACAGACCTGGAACGGCCGGATGAGTACCGCCGCACCCGCATCCTGTCCAAGCTGAGGGGGCAGGGAACTACCACCGTGGCCATGATCCAGAACGTGGCGGAGAGCTTCTCCAACGGGGCGGTGGATGTGCTGGAATACCCGGCGGAGTACCGTTTCGAGATCAAATTTACCGGAACGCTGGGCATCCCGCCCAACCTGGACGACCTGACCGCCGCCATTGAAGAAATCAAGCCGGCCCATCTGGCTTACGATTACGTCATCATCTATCGGACCTGGGGCGATGTGAAGGGCTACACCTGGAGCCGGCTAAAAAGCCGCACCTGGGCCGACGTGCGAGGGGGGACCATCTCATGA